The sequence CGCTCCTGGCTGTATCGCCTGGAAGTGGTGTGGCTGCGACACCAACTGGCCACGCTGGCCCGCCGTGAAGCGGTGTACCGCACGCACATCCAGACCGAGCTGAACTACAGCGCAGCACTGCGCATCGAGCTGGCCCAGATGCTGTCCGAGACCACCATCCAGCGCACTCGACTGCGCGCCAGGCTCAGACGCATCTGGCGCGTGTGATCCCCGGCGCCCATGCGCCCCGTTGCCGGTCGGCTACCGGCGAAGTTTCCCTCGACAACAACCGCAACATCATGAGCACGCAACAAACCTCCACCATCCCCGCCGGCTACATGCAAGACCCGCAGGGCCGACTGATCCCCGAAGCCATGGTCGAAGACATCGACAAGCTGCGCGATCAAACGGTGCGCGAAATCGTGGCCGAGTTGAAAGAACTGCAAGCCCTGACCCAAGCCAAAAAACGCAAGACGTTTGATGCCGTTCAGGCGTTCTGCGAGATCAGCGCTGAGAAGTACGAGATCACCTGGGGCGGCAACAAGGGCAATGTGAGCCTGCGCTCGTTCGATGGTCAGTACAAAGTCGAACGGGCCATTCAGGACTGCATCGTGTTTGATGAGCG is a genomic window of Vitreoscilla filiformis containing:
- a CDS encoding DUF3164 family protein; translated protein: MSTQQTSTIPAGYMQDPQGRLIPEAMVEDIDKLRDQTVREIVAELKELQALTQAKKRKTFDAVQAFCEISAEKYEITWGGNKGNVSLRSFDGQYKVERAIQDCIVFDERLQVAKNLISECIDEWIAEGVRPELAAIAQDAFQVDKEGRVSVAKVLSLRRFNFPDPRWQRAMHVIAECIMVTGSRSYIRVYERVGATNKYVPIVLDWSAI